The Burkholderia mallei ATCC 23344 genome has a window encoding:
- a CDS encoding YeeE/YedE family protein, whose amino-acid sequence MAVDFVHFTPGLSFAGGLLIGAAAALLVFFDGRIAGISGIVGGLLAGGRSDAGWRAAFLVGLIAAAVAANALDWFSMPAVDAGWARVIAGGVLVGIGTRYAGGCTSGHGVCGISRGAPRSIVATAVFMAAGIATVFVLRHVVGG is encoded by the coding sequence GTGGCCGTTGATTTCGTTCATTTCACGCCGGGCCTGTCGTTCGCGGGTGGCCTGTTGATCGGCGCCGCGGCGGCGCTGCTCGTGTTCTTCGACGGCCGCATCGCCGGCATCAGCGGCATCGTCGGCGGGCTGCTCGCCGGCGGGCGCAGCGATGCCGGATGGCGCGCGGCGTTTCTCGTCGGGCTGATCGCGGCCGCGGTCGCCGCGAACGCGCTCGATTGGTTTTCGATGCCGGCCGTCGACGCCGGCTGGGCGAGGGTGATCGCGGGCGGCGTGCTCGTCGGCATCGGCACGCGCTATGCGGGCGGCTGCACGAGCGGACACGGCGTGTGCGGCATCTCGCGCGGCGCGCCGCGCTCGATCGTCGCCACGGCGGTGTTCATGGCCGCGGGCATCGCGACGGTGTTCGTGCTGCGTCACGTGGTCGGAGGGTGA
- a CDS encoding DUF6691 family protein, with protein MSLLFAFLSGLLFGAGLLLSGMANPAKVQGFLDLAGNWDPSLAFVMAGAIAVGSIAFAFAKRRERSLLGLPMQIPPRGAVTPRLVAGSAAFGVGWGLVGFCPGPAVVSLGLGGAKAFGFVAAMLIGMAAFECGERFRAKR; from the coding sequence ATGAGCTTATTGTTCGCCTTCTTGTCGGGCTTGCTGTTCGGCGCCGGGTTGCTGCTGTCCGGGATGGCGAATCCCGCGAAAGTGCAGGGCTTTCTCGATCTCGCCGGCAATTGGGATCCGTCGCTCGCGTTCGTGATGGCGGGGGCGATCGCGGTCGGCTCGATCGCGTTCGCGTTCGCCAAGCGGCGCGAGCGCTCGTTGCTCGGGCTGCCGATGCAGATTCCGCCGCGCGGAGCCGTCACGCCGCGACTCGTCGCCGGCAGCGCGGCATTCGGCGTCGGCTGGGGGCTCGTCGGCTTTTGTCCGGGGCCGGCCGTCGTGTCGCTTGGCCTCGGCGGCGCGAAGGCGTTCGGCTTCGTCGCGGCGATGCTGATCGGGATGGCGGCGTTCGAATGCGGCGAGCGTTTCAGGGCGAAACGTTGA
- a CDS encoding GNAT family N-acetyltransferase gives MISIRLLEPADAAAFSALRLVAIDTSPSAIWPTRAEEAGRSIREVEARLRASGTQAVFGALTDDGGLIGIAGVRREALVQLAHKAVLWGVFVAPAYRGNGLARRLIDAALTHASRDWGVEQVNLCVNTENEPAKALYASLGFETFGVERRAMRVGDRFYDEQHMVRVRR, from the coding sequence ATGATCTCGATTCGTTTGCTCGAGCCCGCTGACGCCGCTGCGTTCAGCGCCCTGCGTCTCGTTGCGATCGATACGTCGCCGAGCGCGATATGGCCGACGCGCGCCGAAGAGGCGGGGCGATCGATAAGGGAAGTCGAGGCGCGGCTGCGGGCGTCCGGTACGCAGGCCGTGTTCGGCGCGCTGACCGATGATGGCGGCTTGATCGGCATCGCCGGCGTGCGTAGGGAAGCGCTCGTGCAACTCGCCCACAAGGCGGTGCTTTGGGGTGTGTTCGTTGCGCCTGCGTATCGCGGCAACGGGCTCGCGCGGCGCTTGATCGATGCCGCGTTGACGCATGCATCGCGCGATTGGGGCGTCGAGCAGGTCAATCTATGCGTGAATACGGAAAACGAGCCGGCGAAAGCGCTTTACGCGTCGCTCGGTTTCGAGACATTCGGCGTCGAGCGGCGCGCGATGCGTGTCGGCGATCGTTTTTATGACGAGCAGCACATGGTGAGGGTGCGGCGTTGA
- a CDS encoding DUF3079 domain-containing protein, translating into MAKKFPLHPKHPERNCWGCDRYCSVDALSCGNGSDRTQHPIELLGDDWYEWEQENEAAQQPIQSVPAAAR; encoded by the coding sequence ATGGCGAAGAAATTCCCGCTGCATCCGAAACACCCCGAACGCAATTGCTGGGGATGCGACCGATATTGTTCCGTCGATGCGCTGTCATGCGGCAACGGCTCCGACCGAACCCAGCACCCGATCGAATTGCTCGGTGACGATTGGTACGAATGGGAGCAGGAGAACGAGGCGGCACAGCAGCCTATCCAATCGGTGCCAGCCGCCGCTCGATGA
- a CDS encoding class I SAM-dependent methyltransferase, whose product MSNQSIGAPDSTAVRVALWRALHARIDAPPHVLDDEIGLALAAPDDDWRSRPDMDPQASRGYRASIVGRARFVEDLVDEQADRGVAQYVVLGAGLDTFAQRRAKLASHLRVFEIDQPGTQAWKRQRLIALGYGVPQWLRLVPVDFETSGAWRAQLSAAGFDDSRPAVVSSTGVSMYLTREAIAGTLSQIATLAPGSTLAMTFLLPLELIDDPAERAQHAAVYERARAAGTPFVSFFSPSDMLALAREAGFREARHVSTDDLVRRYFESRPDGLRPASGEAFLVAST is encoded by the coding sequence ATGTCGAATCAATCGATCGGCGCGCCGGACAGCACCGCGGTGCGGGTTGCGCTGTGGCGCGCGCTGCACGCCCGGATCGACGCGCCGCCGCACGTGCTCGACGATGAGATCGGCCTCGCGTTGGCCGCCCCCGACGACGACTGGCGCAGCCGCCCGGACATGGATCCGCAGGCGAGCCGGGGCTACCGCGCGTCGATCGTCGGCCGCGCCCGCTTCGTCGAGGACCTGGTCGACGAGCAGGCCGACCGCGGCGTCGCGCAGTATGTGGTGCTCGGCGCGGGCCTGGACACGTTCGCGCAGCGCCGCGCGAAGCTCGCATCGCACCTTCGCGTATTCGAAATCGACCAGCCCGGCACGCAGGCATGGAAGCGGCAGCGCCTGATCGCGCTCGGCTACGGCGTGCCGCAATGGCTGCGGCTCGTGCCGGTCGATTTCGAGACGAGCGGCGCGTGGCGGGCGCAACTGAGCGCCGCGGGCTTCGACGACAGCCGGCCCGCCGTCGTGTCGTCGACGGGCGTCTCGATGTATCTGACCCGCGAGGCGATCGCCGGCACGCTGAGCCAGATCGCGACGCTCGCGCCGGGCTCGACGCTCGCGATGACGTTCCTGCTGCCGCTCGAACTCATCGACGATCCGGCCGAGCGCGCTCAGCACGCGGCCGTCTACGAACGCGCGCGGGCGGCGGGCACGCCGTTCGTCAGTTTCTTCAGCCCGTCCGACATGCTCGCGCTCGCGCGCGAAGCAGGTTTTCGCGAGGCGCGGCACGTGTCGACCGACGATCTCGTCCGGCGCTATTTCGAGAGCCGGCCCGACGGCCTGCGGCCCGCGAGCGGCGAGGCGTTTCTGGTCGCGTCGACTTGA
- a CDS encoding cytochrome-c peroxidase: MTGGKRSGAARRAGAAFAARGPALAGAPGARNARRIVSTLAIAAVTRAAGGALAACASAIAFASGAAAPGALDAVRAAYPASSLSPARTPGAGGAAHVKPVQEALRAKAASPSPSLLPSPPSPTTSLLPGAPPQRVVATIGRGTPQVASKVDPTAAAFHPDPALAALGKRVFFDPALSEPRGTSCASCHDPGRAFAPTLSRAALAGPRVPQGSRPGHFSRRNAPSLLYVRYVPRRHFYQDDDALAPAPFGGLFSDGRADTLAEQLRGPLFDPDEMNNASPAALTRKIGGTALGATLAERFGPSVRRDPERMVRALGEAMQAYLQSDEMAPFSSRYDAYVMQRAPLTPQEKRGLALFRNPDKGNCMSCHTLSDTASRPERSLFTDFGYDAIAVPRNRALRANRDPRHFDNGLCDTAAKLRWPEPAQWCGYLRTPGLRNVAIKESFMHNGVFDTLRDAVAFYNTRSTDPKRWYHGRDTFDDVPAAYRGNINVNSTPMNRRAGTPPAMTDADVDDIVAFLRTLTDARYVGLMPAAPDGKAARP; the protein is encoded by the coding sequence GTGACGGGCGGCAAGCGAAGCGGCGCGGCGCGGCGCGCGGGGGCGGCGTTCGCCGCGCGCGGGCCCGCCCTCGCGGGCGCGCCCGGCGCGAGGAATGCACGCCGCATCGTTTCGACCCTCGCCATCGCGGCCGTCACGCGGGCGGCCGGCGGCGCGCTCGCCGCGTGCGCATCGGCGATCGCCTTCGCGTCCGGCGCCGCCGCGCCGGGCGCGCTCGACGCAGTGCGCGCGGCATACCCGGCGAGTTCGCTGAGCCCGGCGCGCACGCCGGGCGCCGGCGGCGCGGCCCATGTGAAGCCCGTGCAGGAAGCGCTCCGGGCAAAGGCCGCCTCGCCTTCGCCCTCGCTTTTGCCTTCCCCCCCGTCGCCGACGACGTCCCTGCTTCCCGGCGCGCCGCCGCAGCGCGTCGTCGCCACGATCGGCCGAGGCACGCCGCAGGTCGCGTCGAAAGTCGACCCGACCGCGGCCGCGTTCCATCCGGACCCGGCGCTCGCCGCCCTCGGCAAGCGCGTGTTCTTCGATCCGGCGTTATCGGAGCCGCGCGGCACGTCGTGCGCGAGCTGCCACGATCCGGGCCGCGCATTCGCGCCGACGCTCTCGCGCGCGGCGCTCGCCGGCCCGCGCGTGCCGCAGGGCAGCCGCCCCGGGCATTTCAGCCGCCGCAACGCGCCGTCGCTACTGTACGTGCGCTACGTGCCGCGCCGCCATTTCTATCAGGACGACGACGCGCTCGCCCCCGCCCCGTTCGGCGGCTTGTTCTCGGACGGCCGCGCCGACACGCTCGCCGAGCAGTTGCGCGGCCCGCTCTTCGATCCGGACGAGATGAACAACGCGTCGCCCGCGGCGCTCACCCGCAAGATCGGCGGCACCGCACTCGGCGCGACGCTCGCCGAACGCTTCGGCCCGTCGGTGCGCCGCGATCCCGAACGCATGGTGCGCGCGCTCGGCGAAGCGATGCAGGCGTACCTGCAAAGCGACGAGATGGCGCCGTTCTCGTCGCGCTACGACGCGTACGTGATGCAACGCGCGCCGCTCACGCCGCAGGAGAAGCGCGGGCTCGCGCTCTTCAGGAATCCGGACAAAGGCAACTGCATGAGTTGCCACACGCTGTCGGACACCGCGAGCCGGCCCGAGCGCTCGCTCTTCACCGACTTCGGCTACGACGCGATCGCGGTGCCGCGCAATCGCGCGCTGCGTGCGAACCGCGACCCGCGCCACTTCGACAACGGCCTGTGCGACACCGCCGCGAAGCTGCGCTGGCCCGAGCCGGCGCAATGGTGCGGCTATCTGCGCACGCCCGGCCTGCGCAACGTCGCGATCAAGGAGTCGTTCATGCACAACGGCGTGTTCGACACGCTGCGCGATGCGGTGGCGTTCTACAACACGCGCTCGACGGATCCGAAGCGCTGGTATCACGGCCGCGACACGTTCGACGACGTGCCGGCCGCGTACCGCGGCAACATCAACGTGAACTCGACGCCGATGAACCGCCGAGCCGGCACGCCACCCGCGATGACGGACGCCGACGTCGACGACATCGTCGCGTTCCTGCGCACGCTGACGGACGCCCGCTACGTCGGGCTGATGCCCGCGGCGCCCGACGGCAAGGCGGCGCGACCGTGA
- a CDS encoding metallophosphoesterase family protein, protein MPRPILRAAALSLTLAGAALFHACTSSVDNQPDAASAPANIQAAWVEIGDANQAIARVITNYAPPPAAPGEPAPAVCPQLNADGKIARMTLRVAAGTAAQRPTASDPADSKPSSFPVSVCETTLPANAKDVSVASRALPLPKAEPQRVAIVANTGCRMKKADNAFQACSDATVWPFATIAASIAKLNPDLVLHVGDYHYRENACPPDIAGCRNSPWGYGWDAWRADLFEPAAPLFAKAPWVVVRGNHEECARAGQGWFRFLDPRPYSDARSCNDAANDGNANYSEPYAVPLGTGSQVIVFDTAKVGRAALKTTDTQFQLYQKQFQTVAALANKPGMSTTIFTNHHPILAFAPIPGSTPAPGNLALQSVMSSLYAQAYYPPGVQVALHGHVHDFQAINFASGHPATIVSGNGGDNLDVALPDPFPANLTPAPGVVIDKLSHNNSFGFLIMERRAAPARGWTFKAYTAAGKLLASCDQAGATLTCDKTGFVAP, encoded by the coding sequence ATGCCACGACCGATTCTTCGCGCCGCCGCGCTTTCGCTGACGCTCGCGGGCGCCGCGCTCTTCCACGCCTGCACGAGCAGCGTCGACAACCAGCCGGACGCCGCGAGCGCGCCGGCGAACATCCAGGCGGCGTGGGTCGAGATCGGCGACGCCAACCAGGCGATCGCCCGCGTGATCACGAACTACGCGCCGCCGCCTGCGGCACCGGGCGAGCCCGCGCCCGCCGTCTGTCCGCAGTTGAACGCCGACGGCAAGATCGCCCGAATGACGCTGCGCGTCGCCGCCGGCACCGCCGCGCAACGCCCGACCGCGAGCGACCCCGCCGATTCGAAGCCGTCGAGCTTCCCCGTGTCCGTCTGCGAAACCACGCTGCCCGCGAACGCCAAGGACGTGAGTGTCGCCTCGCGCGCGTTGCCGCTGCCGAAGGCCGAGCCGCAGCGCGTCGCGATCGTCGCCAACACCGGCTGCCGGATGAAGAAGGCGGACAACGCGTTCCAGGCGTGCAGCGACGCGACCGTCTGGCCGTTCGCGACGATCGCCGCGAGCATCGCGAAGCTGAATCCGGATCTCGTGCTGCACGTCGGCGACTATCACTACCGCGAGAACGCGTGCCCGCCCGACATCGCCGGCTGCAGGAACAGCCCGTGGGGCTACGGCTGGGACGCGTGGCGCGCGGATCTGTTCGAGCCCGCCGCGCCGCTGTTCGCGAAAGCGCCGTGGGTCGTCGTGCGCGGCAACCATGAGGAATGCGCGCGCGCGGGCCAGGGCTGGTTCCGCTTTCTCGATCCGCGCCCGTATTCGGATGCGCGCTCGTGCAACGATGCCGCGAACGACGGCAACGCGAACTATTCGGAGCCCTATGCGGTGCCGCTCGGCACCGGCTCGCAGGTGATCGTATTCGATACCGCGAAGGTCGGCCGCGCGGCGCTCAAGACGACCGACACGCAGTTCCAGCTCTATCAGAAGCAGTTCCAGACGGTAGCCGCGCTCGCGAACAAGCCGGGCATGTCGACGACGATCTTCACGAACCATCATCCGATTCTCGCGTTCGCGCCGATTCCCGGCAGCACGCCCGCGCCGGGCAACCTCGCCCTGCAATCGGTGATGTCGAGCCTCTATGCACAGGCGTACTATCCGCCCGGCGTGCAGGTCGCGCTGCACGGCCACGTGCACGACTTCCAGGCGATCAACTTCGCATCCGGCCATCCGGCGACGATCGTGTCGGGCAACGGCGGCGACAATCTCGACGTCGCGCTGCCCGATCCGTTTCCGGCGAATCTGACGCCCGCGCCGGGCGTCGTCATCGACAAGCTGTCGCACAACAACAGCTTCGGTTTCCTGATCATGGAGCGGCGCGCGGCGCCCGCGCGCGGCTGGACGTTCAAGGCGTACACGGCGGCGGGCAAGCTGCTCGCGAGCTGCGACCAGGCGGGCGCGACGCTCACGTGCGACAAGACCGGTTTCGTCGCGCCGTGA
- a CDS encoding amidohydrolase family protein → MSEQEWNAFAPAAAAPHAACGITAIDAHAHVFETGLPLAGRRRYAPDYDAPLDAYLAQLDAHRVSHGVLVQPSFLGSDCRYLLRALARQPRRLRGVAVIDAGCAPAALDALDRAGVVGIRLNLIGMPDPALDGPAWRATLERVAALRWHVELHAQAQRLARLIAPLLAHRMNIVVDHFGRPEPARGIADAGFRDLLRAAATRRVWVKLSGAYRNWPFAPGEAHARARAAFDALAAEFGAERLVWGSDWPHTQFERTETFGRALAFARRWIPDDAMRRAIFVETPARLFRFGEQRGA, encoded by the coding sequence TTGAGCGAGCAAGAATGGAACGCGTTCGCGCCCGCGGCGGCGGCGCCGCATGCGGCTTGCGGCATCACGGCGATCGACGCGCACGCGCATGTGTTCGAGACGGGGCTGCCGCTCGCCGGCCGACGCCGCTACGCGCCCGATTATGACGCGCCGCTCGACGCGTACCTCGCGCAGCTCGACGCGCATCGCGTGTCGCACGGCGTGCTCGTGCAGCCGAGCTTTCTCGGTAGCGACTGCCGCTACCTGCTGCGCGCGCTCGCGCGGCAACCGCGGCGCCTGCGCGGCGTCGCGGTGATCGACGCCGGCTGCGCGCCGGCGGCGCTCGATGCGCTCGATCGCGCGGGCGTCGTCGGCATCCGGCTGAACCTGATCGGCATGCCGGACCCCGCGCTCGACGGCCCCGCCTGGCGCGCGACGCTCGAGCGCGTCGCCGCGCTGCGCTGGCATGTCGAGCTGCACGCGCAGGCGCAGCGGCTGGCGCGGCTGATCGCGCCGCTGCTCGCGCATCGCATGAACATCGTCGTCGATCATTTCGGTCGCCCGGAGCCGGCACGCGGCATCGCCGACGCGGGCTTTCGCGATCTGCTGCGTGCGGCCGCGACGCGGCGCGTGTGGGTGAAGCTCTCCGGCGCCTATCGCAACTGGCCGTTCGCGCCCGGCGAAGCGCACGCCCGTGCGCGCGCCGCGTTCGACGCGCTCGCAGCCGAGTTCGGCGCCGAACGGCTCGTGTGGGGCAGCGACTGGCCGCACACGCAGTTCGAGCGGACCGAGACATTCGGCCGCGCACTCGCGTTCGCCCGGCGCTGGATCCCTGACGACGCGATGCGACGCGCGATCTTCGTCGAGACGCCCGCGCGGCTGTTTCGATTCGGCGAGCAGCGCGGCGCGTAG
- a CDS encoding MFS transporter, producing MEQRAARMASSARQETTVFTWFAAVSPRERRTFWACFGGWALDALDMQMFSLVIPAIVAEWSLSRTQAGFVGGATLVASALGGWVAGMLSDRFGRVRTLQWTIACFSVGTFACAFATSYPQFVTLKTLQGLGFGGEWAAGAVLMAETIRAEHRGKAMGAVQSAWALGWGSAVLLYALAFSLLPAELAWRAMFAIGLLPALLIVYVRRGIAEPSARALNPSGPCDPPEPPNSPDGAPPSGASPAVRASAPLVGIFSRGTRRMTLIGALLGVGAHGGYYALMTWLPTYLKTERHLSVLGTGGYLAVIIVAFFCGCLASAQLLDLIGRRGTILAFAACCVGTVILYLFAPLGNAAMLALGFALGFFAAGIPASMGALFNEMYPRGTRGTGVGFCYNFGRVASAGFPVLVGHMSAGMPLGTAIGIGAAVAYSIVVVAVLMLPETRGRTLDDCASADADAARAGAGRIGAPAAPGARHR from the coding sequence ATGGAGCAGCGTGCGGCGCGCATGGCGAGCAGCGCCCGACAGGAGACGACAGTGTTCACATGGTTCGCCGCCGTATCGCCGCGCGAACGGCGCACGTTCTGGGCCTGCTTCGGCGGCTGGGCGCTCGATGCGCTCGACATGCAGATGTTCAGCCTCGTGATCCCCGCGATCGTCGCCGAATGGTCGCTGTCGCGCACGCAGGCGGGCTTCGTCGGCGGCGCGACGCTCGTCGCGTCGGCGCTCGGCGGCTGGGTGGCCGGCATGCTGTCCGACCGCTTCGGCCGCGTGCGGACGCTGCAATGGACGATCGCGTGCTTCTCGGTCGGCACGTTCGCCTGCGCGTTCGCGACGAGCTACCCGCAATTCGTGACCCTGAAGACGCTGCAGGGCCTCGGCTTCGGCGGCGAATGGGCGGCGGGCGCCGTGCTGATGGCGGAGACGATCCGCGCCGAGCACCGCGGCAAGGCGATGGGCGCCGTGCAGAGCGCATGGGCGCTCGGCTGGGGGAGCGCCGTGCTGCTTTATGCGCTCGCGTTCTCGCTGCTGCCCGCCGAGCTCGCATGGCGCGCGATGTTCGCCATCGGGCTGCTGCCGGCGCTGCTGATCGTCTATGTGCGGCGCGGGATTGCCGAGCCTTCGGCGCGCGCCTTGAATCCGTCCGGGCCGTGCGATCCGCCCGAGCCGCCCAATTCGCCGGACGGAGCACCTCCGTCGGGCGCGTCGCCGGCGGTGCGGGCGAGCGCCCCGCTCGTCGGCATCTTCTCGCGCGGCACCCGGCGCATGACGCTGATCGGCGCGCTGCTCGGCGTCGGCGCGCACGGCGGCTATTACGCGCTGATGACGTGGCTGCCGACCTATCTGAAAACCGAGCGGCATCTGTCGGTGCTCGGCACGGGCGGCTATCTCGCCGTCATCATCGTCGCGTTCTTCTGCGGCTGCCTCGCGAGCGCGCAGTTGCTCGACCTCATCGGTCGACGCGGCACGATCCTCGCGTTCGCCGCGTGCTGCGTCGGCACGGTGATCCTCTACCTGTTCGCGCCGCTCGGCAACGCGGCGATGCTCGCGCTCGGCTTTGCGCTCGGCTTTTTCGCGGCGGGCATCCCGGCAAGCATGGGCGCGCTGTTCAACGAAATGTATCCGCGCGGCACGCGCGGCACGGGCGTCGGCTTTTGCTACAACTTCGGGCGCGTCGCATCGGCGGGCTTTCCGGTGCTGGTCGGGCACATGTCGGCCGGCATGCCGCTCGGCACCGCGATCGGCATCGGCGCGGCGGTCGCCTATTCGATCGTCGTCGTCGCCGTGCTGATGCTGCCCGAGACGCGCGGGCGCACGCTCGACGATTGCGCGAGCGCGGATGCCGACGCCGCCCGCGCGGGCGCCGGGCGCATCGGTGCGCCGGCAGCGCCGGGCGCGCGGCATCGCTGA
- a CDS encoding GntR family transcriptional regulator, whose translation MHATDDRLPRYQRLRDELAALIAARHWRPGEAIPTEQALAKRYDVAIGTVRKAVDLLVADGMLERFQGRGTFVRRASFDSSLFRFFRFQGRHGERRIPESRILRREVVEAPSAVAAALQIPARASVIEMTRVRLIDGAPMLAEEIWLPYDRFAAFARLELASIGDLLYPVYEAHCNQIVASATETLTVEAIGPVHARLLRIEPGTPAVVIERLAYGYDRRPLEWRRSRGPASEFIYQAEIR comes from the coding sequence ATGCACGCCACCGACGACCGTCTCCCCCGCTACCAGCGCCTGCGCGACGAACTGGCCGCGCTGATCGCGGCCCGGCACTGGCGGCCGGGCGAAGCGATCCCGACCGAGCAGGCGCTCGCGAAGCGCTATGACGTCGCGATCGGCACGGTGCGCAAGGCGGTCGATCTGCTCGTCGCCGACGGCATGCTCGAACGCTTCCAGGGGCGCGGCACGTTCGTGCGGCGCGCGAGCTTCGACAGCTCGCTGTTCCGTTTCTTCCGCTTCCAGGGCAGGCACGGCGAGCGCCGGATACCGGAGAGCCGGATCCTGCGCCGCGAGGTCGTCGAAGCGCCGTCCGCGGTGGCGGCCGCGCTGCAGATTCCGGCCCGCGCGTCGGTGATCGAGATGACGCGGGTGCGCCTGATCGACGGCGCGCCGATGCTCGCCGAGGAAATCTGGCTGCCCTACGACCGCTTCGCCGCATTCGCGCGGCTCGAGCTCGCTTCGATCGGCGATCTGCTGTATCCGGTCTACGAAGCGCATTGCAACCAGATCGTCGCCTCGGCCACCGAGACGCTGACCGTCGAGGCGATCGGCCCCGTGCACGCGCGGCTGCTGCGCATCGAGCCGGGCACGCCCGCCGTCGTGATCGAGCGGCTCGCGTACGGCTACGACCGCCGGCCGCTCGAATGGCGGCGCTCGCGCGGCCCCGCGAGCGAATTCATCTATCAGGCGGAAATCCGCTAG
- a CDS encoding NYN domain-containing protein, with the protein MALFCDFENIALGVRDTKFEKFDIKPVLEKLLLKGSIVVKKAYCDWDRYKTFKAAMHEASFELIEIPHVRQSGKNSADIRLVVDALDLCYTKAHVDTFVIISGDSDFSPLVSKLRENAKRVIGVGVKNSTSDLLVANCDEFIFYDDLAREQQRALAKRDARKAEAGAKRTADDDKHRKHDGDARKAEAISLAVETFDALASERGESGKIWASVLKSAIKRRKPDFNESYYGFRAFGNLLEEAQARGLLEIGRDDKSGTFVFRPIQTAAVEMMRPIEAAVDDASAGAKPSGKKAHGKARGAKKRMPEQMPLIVETAAGAEGHAHADIEANAELAEASDSAPRGMRRERPADDARDTHPAHGAHEPHETRAAHEPARAGESAKVAEAVEAAEAQAADTAKPARSRARKTAVKKAKGTQARAASASPVAAAEADAAGEPSHAAPHAFAPESAAEAAPAKTPRKSAPRARRPRKTAATSES; encoded by the coding sequence ATGGCGCTCTTTTGCGACTTCGAAAACATCGCGCTCGGCGTGCGCGACACGAAGTTCGAGAAATTCGACATCAAGCCCGTGCTCGAGAAGCTGCTGCTCAAGGGCAGCATCGTCGTCAAGAAGGCGTACTGCGATTGGGATCGCTACAAGACGTTCAAGGCGGCGATGCACGAGGCGAGCTTCGAGCTGATCGAAATCCCGCACGTGCGCCAGTCCGGCAAGAATTCGGCGGACATCCGGCTCGTCGTCGACGCGCTCGATCTCTGCTACACGAAGGCGCACGTCGACACGTTCGTCATCATCAGCGGCGATTCGGACTTCTCGCCGCTCGTGTCGAAGCTGCGCGAGAACGCGAAGCGCGTGATCGGCGTCGGCGTGAAGAACTCGACGTCGGATCTGCTCGTCGCGAACTGCGACGAATTCATCTTCTACGACGACCTCGCCCGCGAGCAGCAGCGCGCGCTCGCGAAACGCGACGCGCGCAAGGCCGAGGCCGGCGCGAAACGCACGGCCGACGACGACAAGCACCGCAAGCACGACGGCGACGCGCGCAAGGCGGAAGCGATCTCGCTCGCCGTCGAGACGTTCGACGCGCTCGCGTCCGAGCGCGGCGAGAGCGGCAAGATCTGGGCCTCGGTGCTCAAGAGCGCGATCAAGCGCCGCAAGCCGGACTTCAACGAGTCGTACTACGGCTTTCGCGCGTTCGGCAACCTGCTCGAGGAGGCGCAGGCGCGCGGGCTGCTCGAGATCGGCCGCGACGACAAGTCGGGCACGTTCGTGTTCCGGCCGATCCAGACGGCGGCCGTCGAGATGATGCGGCCGATCGAGGCGGCCGTCGACGACGCCTCCGCCGGCGCGAAGCCGTCGGGCAAGAAAGCGCACGGCAAGGCCCGCGGCGCGAAGAAACGCATGCCCGAGCAGATGCCGCTGATCGTCGAGACGGCCGCGGGCGCGGAAGGCCACGCGCACGCCGACATCGAAGCGAACGCCGAACTCGCCGAGGCGAGCGACTCCGCGCCGCGCGGCATGCGCCGCGAACGCCCGGCGGACGACGCGCGCGATACGCATCCGGCCCATGGCGCGCACGAGCCGCATGAAACGCGAGCCGCGCACGAACCGGCTCGCGCGGGCGAATCGGCCAAAGTGGCCGAAGCGGTCGAAGCGGCCGAAGCGCAGGCGGCCGACACGGCGAAACCTGCCCGCTCGCGCGCACGCAAGACTGCTGTGAAAAAGGCGAAGGGAACCCAGGCGCGCGCGGCGTCCGCCTCGCCCGTCGCGGCCGCCGAGGCGGACGCGGCCGGCGAACCATCCCACGCTGCGCCCCACGCTTTCGCTCCCGAATCGGCCGCCGAAGCAGCGCCGGCAAAGACGCCGCGCAAGTCGGCCCCGCGTGCGCGCCGCCCGCGTAAAACCGCGGCGACGAGCGAGTCCTGA
- a CDS encoding Lrp/AsnC family transcriptional regulator, protein MRATKKSSPKAAAPPAGVDIDRVDRAILRVLQRDASVSNVALAAKVNLSPPACLRRVERLKEMGLIRGIVALLEPKALNAGMLVMIGVVLDRSTPDSFGAFEQAAQKVSGCMECHVVTGEFDYIMLIRTRDSDTFNRLHAEQLLYLPGVRQIRTFVVLKEILSTTSFPI, encoded by the coding sequence ATGCGCGCAACAAAAAAATCCTCACCGAAGGCCGCCGCCCCACCGGCGGGCGTGGACATCGACCGCGTCGATCGCGCGATCCTCCGCGTGCTGCAGCGCGACGCGTCGGTCTCGAACGTCGCGCTCGCCGCGAAGGTGAACCTGAGCCCGCCCGCGTGCCTGCGCCGCGTCGAGCGGCTGAAGGAAATGGGGCTGATCCGCGGGATCGTCGCGCTGCTCGAGCCGAAGGCGCTGAATGCGGGGATGCTCGTGATGATCGGCGTCGTGCTCGACCGCTCGACGCCCGACTCGTTCGGCGCGTTCGAGCAGGCCGCGCAGAAGGTGTCGGGCTGCATGGAATGCCACGTCGTGACGGGCGAGTTCGACTACATCATGCTGATCCGCACGCGCGACAGCGATACGTTCAACCGGCTGCACGCCGAGCAGTTGCTGTACCTGCCCGGCGTGCGGCAGATCCGCACGTTCGTCGTGCTCAAGGAGATTCTGTCGACGACGAGTTTTCCGATTTGA